In Rutidosis leptorrhynchoides isolate AG116_Rl617_1_P2 chromosome 6, CSIRO_AGI_Rlap_v1, whole genome shotgun sequence, the DNA window ttatcttgctttcatcattaccggaaagttggtcgggtacggttaccgcggttagtagctctacggaaactactaagctagcgtttgaagctataATGGATTTGATTCTTGgcgaagatactcgtaggagaaactcgggagaatcgacatccggttctttgttaagtaccgacaaccgtggtaggaaatttgaacgcggtgagaagaagggtagaaagaagtctaagaagaggtatccatcaaaggatagaagtgaagctgtttgttggggttgcaatcaaaaagggcactttcaaaggaattgtaaaaatggtccggcgaaaggtgtgaacttggCCACGGAAAATAGTGATGAttcacttttgtgtagtgttgaacattctatggagtcttggattttggattcgggagcttcgtttcatgctactcatgtcaaaagcatgatgaagaattttcgttcatatcaaggcaaggtgagattggcagacgacaaacaactcaatatagagggcattggagatgttgtattgaagactactcttggctctaattggaccctgaaaaacgtaaggtacattcctaaattaaatatgaaacttatttcggttggtcaattagatgatgaaggtaacgcggttacttttgaaaactgccaatggaaggtggttaaaggTAGTTGTGtaatggctcgtggacataaaaggggaactctttatatggttgaagtgtttgatgaagacacggtggttgctacagttaatgttgagtccgaatcaactctatggcacctaagactcgggcatatgagtgagaagggtatgaagatgcttgttttgagtgggagaattccggatttgaaaaaggtagaacttgagttttgcgaaccatgtgtatatgggaagcaaaagaaggtgacttttgggaaatcagggaatgcacctaagttggagaaattggagctcgttcatacggatgtatttggtccaacgaatgtagaatcacatggaggttcttgctattatgtcaccttcattgacgactccactcgaaaggtatgggtttattttcttaaagctaaatctgatgtatttaatacatttgtgaagtggaaagctatggtagaaaatgagactaacttgaaggtcaagtgcttgaagtcggataatggaggggaatatggtagtcttgagtttaaagaccattgtgcaaagctcggtattagaatgttaaaaacggtaccagagacaccgcaacacaatggggtagccgaacgtatgaatcgtacgttaaatgaaagggctaagagtatgataCTACACGCCGATttacctaagatgttttgggcggatgcggtaaatacggcggcttatttgataaacagggaaccctcaacaccgttgggtttcagaattcccgaggaagaatggcaaggtaagaaggtgagttataatcaccttaggatctttgggtgtaatgcttatgtgaagaccaaagatgcggatagagacaagcttgaagctaagtcaaagaagtgtactttcataggttacgggttgtatgaaatgggctatcgttgttaggataacgaggctagaaaagtgattcgttctcgtgatgttacctttgatgaagattcggtttatggTAAACTGGAAACGGGGAGTCttaaaccgggtcatgttacttttgacgatgtttctattgatgatcttgcgggttctagtgggagtacgggtaacaatgaattaccaattaacggtgaggcgtcagaaaatgctaatgatggaaatgattcggaaagcggtgatgattccggacatagtgcgagttctggtgatgaggaggatacaaatgaaaccggtccaaccatttcggttactcctacactaagacgctcgactagagtgcccaaacatAATCCTAGGTATtttcatcagcaaactacttgctctataccgagaatggtgaactcgaaagttactttgaggcaaggaagacaaaagaatTCATACAATGGGAgcatgccatgaaagaagagatggggtcacttgagaagaataaaacttggtcactagtgaagttacctcatgataaaagggcgttgcaaagtaaatgggtgtatcgaatcaagaatgagttggatgacaagaaaaggtacaaggcacgtttggtggttaaaggctttcaacaaaagaaaggagttgactaccaagagatattttcaccggtggtgaagatgactactattcgtttggtactttctatggttgcatccgaagacttacatctagagcaactagatgtgaagaccgcattcttgcatggtgatcttgttgaagagatccacatgaggcaacccgagggctttgaggtaaagggtaaagagaagtgggtttgtaagctaaagaaaagtttgtatggattgaagcaagcacctcggcaatggtacttgaagtttgatgattttatgaagaagattggtttcttaagatgtgaagcggatcactgttgctacttgaagaaactcaagtcttcttatataatcttattgttgtatgttgatgacatgttacttgcaggttccaacatgtccgaaattaacaagttgaagggattactttcccgtgaattcgagatgaaagatcttggtggtgctaggcaaatacttggcatgagtattgtgcgtgatcgtgtgaaaggtactctatacttgtctcaatccaaatatattgagaaagtagtagagaggtttaatatggagaattcaaaggctcgttctatgcctttgggtagcacgattaagttatcaaaaagtcaatcaccaaagacggtaaaagacaaaacggatatggaaaaggttccatatgcatcggccgtgggtagtattatatatgccatggtttgtacaagatccgatattgctcaagcagtaggagttgtaagtcgttatatgtctaatccggggaaagagcattgtgaagcagtcaaatggttgcttcgttatttgaaaggtacttctaatatgggattgtgtttctccaaaaacaatctcatacttaagggttatgcggatgctgatttgggtggatgtgatgattcggggaaaagcactacgggttatgttttcacaatagggaagacggcggttagttggatctctcgactacaaaagagtgttgctttgtcaactactgaggccgaatatatggctattgcataagcttctaaagagcttgtttggttgaagaacttcttaggtgagttgggtaaaagacaagactattgcgtcttgtattgtgataatcaaagtgcaatacatcttgggaagaatccggtgtttcatagtcgtacgaaacacatcaagataaggtatcattttattcgacaacatataaatgatggtactttattattggagaaaatccttggtacgaagaatcctgctgatatgtttactaaggttgttacgacagagaaattgaggttttgcattacctcaattggtcttctaatgaattgatgagagaagaccccaactagagaattagagagttaatgtttcaattctaacaagtagtgttgaagaccttgtatcgaaagtctgctcatccgaagtatgtgttgagtgtgcgtgtcccaaatggagtttggcggtataatggtggtttaacgttcttggttagatcgttgatattttgggttgacgaagattgggtttgttcaaagtctccaagtgggagattgttggagatatggagaactttaaacaattagagggaagattccaggaaactcacacgaagcttccacgaagttgttaggaaactcacatgtagcttctacgaagttgttaggaaactcacatgtaacttccacgaagctgtcaggaaactcacatgtagcttccatgaagctgtcaggaaactcacatgaagcttcaaggaattgtttttagcttactctttaaatcattctataaagagaccctcttgtaactcattataaacacaccacaaatattcagtaaatacattctctagttggtctgtggactaaagcaatcgcaacgattgcatataaccacgttatctcttgtgtcgatttacatttcttgcatttataatctttcgttcattaagtgggttagtaatcttgtagaattactatcggcgaGTGATCTTgaagaatcacttgcgttgttttgggtcctaatatcctaacaaaaATTATATGTTGTAGTCTCCACTTGTGAATCTGGTGGTGATGCTCTGAAAACATTAGTCCAAGGCAAGGAGAAATTCGATTTTGTGCTCATAAATAGCGATTTGGATGATGTTAATGCACATGTTTTTCTGAGGATGACCCAAACCCTGGAGCACAAAACAATCTGTGAGCTTAATATTACACCCTTTCTCTTTTAATTCATCTTTTAAGGCATCaataagataaatatatatgtataatttgttTCAGATAAGACTACTGTCTAGTAATTAATGATTCATATGTTTTTTTCTAATTAGTGATGTCTGAAGAAGACGATGACGAAACTGTTGAAAGAGCATTGATGGATGGAGCTTACTATGTGTTTAAATGGCCACTCACTTTTGAAGATATAAGGATATTGAAAACCGACGTGATAAAATTGAGGGTGCAGAAGCATAACGACAACCCTAATGGTAGGAACAAGTTTAGCCCCATCCCAAATTTGGCTATTAATCCAAAGGTCACTAGTACGTCTACCGGTGTTGTGAAAAAAGAGCGTCTCGTGTTTAAAGAGGAACCAAAGGTAGTTGAAAACAGTAACGGAAAGGGCAGGGCGGGTGTCATATGGACTCCAGAATTGCATGAAAAGTTTATGGAAGCTGTGAGTCAACTTGGTGACGGATGTAAGTATTTGATTTACTATTGCTAACAGAGTTATATTATTTGTGATGCAATTTTTGTGTTACTAAGCGAAACATTCgttctgtattagtgtgtcttccGAAGTTTATCCATGAGCTGATGAACGAACCTGGTATCACAAGAGAACAGGTGGCTAGTCATTTGCAGGTTAGTTGTCTTCCCACACAACATGTTTTCACTAAAAAATGATACTAATGTTTATAATGTTTTTGCTAGTCTACTGTAATATAGTTTTTACTTTTAATAATGTTTTCATCATCTATGAAATGAAATGATATTGTTTTTACAGTATTGCCGTAATGGTAAATGGAAGTCTGGAAAACAGAACGAGAGTAATGTTCCCCGTTGAATCAAGACTCGATTGCCAGATAAATTATCTTCACCAAGAAGTTGAAATAAGAGATTTGGAATTTGAATTTGTTTTAAGACATTTTGAAACCTTGACAAATAAAGGAAATGTGTAAATTTGGGACACACAAAAGTTCCAAGTCTACAGGTTTAATTAGCCTTGAGAACCTCAATAAGTTCAAGCATTGAACCACAACATATGCTACATTGGCTTTATTTGTTTTCTTTCACCTTTGAGAATTGCAAATGATTAGATGTACTCAATTAATTGTGTTTGTTTATTTATGGTTGTTTTTTTCCGAAAATAACTAGAGCTCATATAAAAATGAGTGACCAGTGGCGGATCTTGAAACAACTTTGTGGAGGGGCCAGAAATAATAAAACGTAAAACATAGTGTCACAAAGACTCTTCCGATATGTTTTGATGATTTTATGCTTGAAAAACAAGTAATATATTTAGCATACTATAATTAAATACATTTCAAGTTTTATTTAATCATTAACTCGTCAAAAAACGAAAATTAATGTAGTATAAGGTTATTAAAATTAGTAGCACGTAGAACTCTTTTCCGTTAAACAACGTTAATTAATGTTAATCTATGTATATAAATTTATGGGGCTAACAGTGTGTTTCTATAAACTTTCAAAGGACTTAAGATGCAATAAAATTAAAAGTACATTTGCAGAGGCTCTTTGTCTTTCCCATGCTATCTCCTACATCGTCATTTTCACTTCTTTTTTACCATTTTCACAACCTTACTTTAAAATTAAACTTCAGTTCAATTTTTCACAAACAATATACACTAATTGTTCAGAAATTTGGGAGGGCCAACACCCCTCCCTCAGTGGCGACTCCAGGATGAAAATCCAATGGGGTCTCCAAAAAAATTTCGaagctaattatatttgaatgGTAATTTAGCGGATGTTTACCTCTAAAAAACCTTAAATTCTAAAAATACATGGGGTCCTATACCTAAATTTAGTGGTGTCACGTACAATTTGAAGAGTACATTATATTAAAAATTTCCAAAGTAGTGGGGTCCTTTGACCCCACACTAACACACATAGAATCGCCTCTGCCCTCCCTGCCCTCCCTGCCCTCCCAAAGATCCGCCCTTGGAAATGACCCTTAGTAGAGAATAAAAAGAAACAAGAGAAACGGAAGCTCGCGCTTAGAAAACAATCATCTAAACCAAAAGGACTATCTATAAATGAGCCTCCACTAACTACCCAAAAAATCTTAAAACAAACTAAACAACTCTAACCGATCCAAACATCCAAACTAAGCGAAATAAAAAGAAATCAACAACCAGAAAAAGGCAAACAAAGGAACTCGATACAACCCCCAGATCTCAACCTCTAGGTTCCGCTCTTTTCAACTTACCCTTCACCGTCTCTTTCAAAGTGTTCTTTCCGGATCGATTCTCTATCTTGTAAGAAAACACATTGGTGGATTCATCACCCGGTGCATTCTCCCGGACCAAACGTGTCATCATATCATCAAAAGTCGCAAAAGCCTCCACAGACATATTTTCTATCCCATTAACCGATGTACCGCCGTCTCTTCCCTTACGAGCACCCATAATCAAGTTTTGGATCGCGTCCCTGTAATTAAAGTCATCAATTTGATCTCTAAGCTTAAAAGTGCCGGAACTCGAAGCCTCATACACCGTCTTTCTTGACCTCGGATTAACTTTTCTAAGTAAACTCCTTGAAACATCTTTATTCAAAACGTACCACGAATTACAAAAACCTTCACACAAGGGTACCTCGCAATCGCAATAACGTCTTCCATTACGACCAATCAAAATCGGTAACGGGCAATCTTCGTTCGATTCCAATTTACCTTTAGCCAACAACTCTTCTTTATTTTCCTTCTTCGCCTTCTTCAATCGGTCCAATCTGACCGCAAACGTTGTGTCATCATCATTTAACTCCCAATCACCTTTAGACACGGAGACATTGTTAACGAAGTTAACCATTATTCTTAACGATGTGATTCTTTGTCATTTTTAACACGAATATATTCTAACGTAACCCTATTACCAACCATAGATCCTGATCCTTGCTGACCAACAACCTTCATCGATTCAACTTCTTTAACACGAATTTATGATTGTTTTTGTTCTATATTTTAAGATGATCATTAAACTTACCCTTCTTATTGTTTGAATCTTGTTCAAAGAGAGGCGTGATCAACAAACAAcaatagataaaaaaaaataaaaaactaagTACTTGATAGATAATAAAGTATCTTGATTCTTTAAGTTTCAAATGATAGGTTTTTTATATCTCTTTTTCTTTGTCCGATGATGGATAAAATTATATTGTTATGATCCCACATCTTCAAGTATGAGATCAAGTGATGAATTATAAGTCAATGTGATCCCTTATCCTTCAAACTAGCTTTTGGAAGTGAGTTTTACAATTAACCTTATGGTTAGTCCGAGCTCACCTCTGGTTCGTTACAGGGTTAGCTTTGGATCGCTCTAGTTCGTCCCAGGAGATCATGACAACTGTTATTAGAGCTAGCCTCATCTTTTGGGACCCGAAACCTCGGAGTGGTGGCTTGGACTCGAAGAGAGGGTGCCAACCGTGAACAATATAGCCGTGACCAACGAGGACGTTGGCTCTTTAATGGCGGGGTATTGTTACGATCTCACATCGCCCAATTATGAGATTGGGTGATGGCTTATAAGTCAAGGTGTTTCCTCCTCTTTCAAACTGGCTTTTGGAAGTGAGTTATATACTTAACCTTATGACTAGTTCCGAGCTCACCTTCGGTTCGTCCCAAAGTTGGCGTTGAATCTCTCTGGTTCGTCTTAGAAAATCATGACATATACATGGATCCTTAAAATTTTAGACCCTTCCAAAACTTCGGCCCGTTCAATTGCCTAACTAGCAAATAATTAAAATGTTGATGATTTTTGTGTCATCCAACAATCAATTTAGGTAATTGCGATTTATGTGTAACCAAGGGTTATTAAGTTATACTTATTAACGGGTTTGGAGAGTGCGTAGTGCACGCCCGTAAAAGTTGACTCGTTAATGGGACGATAATAGCGGGGGTCAAGGCTGCGCCCCCACGCGGGGTCAAGAGGCAGCGCCTTGCGGGGTCTAAGGGGCAACGCCCCTGAATGGGGTCCCGAAACCTCAACCGCAAAAGACACTATACGTTATGTCGGAAAGGTGCCTGCCAAGGGTTTCCAGTCAAAAGTTACACCTTTTCGTGTAACCGCTTTTCCCCACCAAAATGAAGTGTTGCACCTTCTTTTGCAACTACCTAACATAACAGAATTTCTTAATTCGTTTTGGCACTTTTGCTTACATATACACACAATTTCTCTAATAATCTGATTTGTGATTTTATTGCCAAAAACACAAATGGCGTTCTTGTCTTAAGATTTCGTGAAATCAAGACAATCattgggtcgaaatactttataaaaAAATTGAATATAAGAATCAATCCGGACAGTCAAACCATACCCTATTTCTAATAAAATAAAAGACTTATTTATCCATAACAAAAATTCGTTCTCACTAattactagtttataacccgcgcattCGCGGGTATTTTATCATACGcaaatttaaaaataattatattgtTAATAACTTGTAAATGGTAATGACATAAGTAATAGTTGTGAAAAagatgtaataaataaataaatcaataaatagtaAAAACATTAAAATGATAAACAAAGAAAAATAAGTATGATAGTTGAGAAGATAAAAACAAAAGATTTACGCCAAGTTTACAAGTAGATATAAGTTTGTACAATTTTATAACCCGTGCCAAAAGAAAACTCACCACACATAATCAGCATTCTTCCTAGATGTCTAGAGCAAACATGGTTACGACTGAAGGCCCTATCCATTGTACAATTTTATAAGACTCAAAATTACTTTCAAAATTTTAACATATAAATTATAGTTAAAACCTTCAATAGGTAAGATTACCACCCATGTGCTGATACAACCTTCAATAGGTATCTTAGCTTGACATAAAAGGGAATGCAATGCCTTGCCTTCAAATAAAATACCACGTCAAGACAAGCTgtcaaacaaaaaaaattaaatctTGTTACAAAGTTCATAGATAATGAAATATGAGTGATATATCTACCTTGATTGAGCTTCAATATTGAAGCAGTTATAGTTATGAAGATACTAAGTACTTTCTTAAATACATCAGGATTGAAGACTGGCTGGGTTCCCATTGCCATTCCAAGCAACAATAATCATAgcctttaaaaacaaaaatgttacCAATggtggtgaatacaattctttatgGATATTCATACAAGTATCAAATACAACAAAAGTTACCTGTAAGCACAATATGAAGAAACTTCACATTATGTCAAAGATTCTAAAAACATGCCAATATGAAGAATCTTAAGAAAATTGACTTTAGCAGCCCATCTGTTTCTAACAGCTGGTTTGCCATACTGAAActcaaaaccatacgatatcttAAATGAACTCTTGAATTAGGAATTATGAAAACAATATAAAAAACAATGCACCACTGGTATAGCTTACCCCGTTTATCTCAGATTCACGAGATTTTAAAGGCTCAAGGAAAAAATCAGCATCAACACGCATTGGCCAACCTAACTGGAAACAATCTACTGACCTAAATATAGAGggaattcttattcttattcttagtaATACTATTAAATAACACGGTTACACAGCAACTCCGAAGAAAAAAAAATCATACCAGAAATACTCGTCTACATCAGCATAATTTCTCCATTGGGAATATTTTGATTTCCCTACTTTGCTCCAGTTAGCTTCCTATGAAATGGTGAAAATGAAAGAATAAATGGTACTGCAAAAAAATAAAACTTCCAACTTATAGTGAAAAAAATATTATGAGAAATAAATGACATTTATAAGTATAATATACATCAACATGGTACTACTAATAATATGAGACATACCTACTCCATAACTTAGTAAACATTGAACCAAACATTATATTCATCAAGAAGTGTATGGTTCTTGCTGCACAGTCTGGATTGTCATAGCTAAAAAAATCAACACAATCAAATAGAATTAGACGATAGCGACGATAATTAAAATAACCGTTTTTCATAGCTGCGTTAATGATGGGTCAATtttattagtaaatgtatatgttaCATGGGATTCCGTTATGTTCAGTTATATAATCTAGCATTCAAAAATAATGCCCCACACCAGTTAGACTTCACATGTTTGGTATTGACTGAGTTCATTATACTCATAACACAAAAAAAAGTTGTTAGATTAGTTGTAATTATCTAATAGTAAGTAGTGTTAAAACGTTTCTGCCCGTAAGTAGTGTTAAAACCCATTACCCCTGTCTTTCTTTATCCCCAAAAAGCCATTACCAAACCCATTCAGCTGCCAGATTTAGACACTACAACAATAAATTAACATTCAAGTATAGTTCTTTTTATGGGCAACTTGAATAACCAACGTGTCATATTAGTGGCTACTAAAACAAAAGCCGACTGACATTTTGCGGCTGTTTTTTAGCTGATATTGTCCTGTAGTGCTATGTGTACTTCATATTCCTTACAAACTGTC includes these proteins:
- the LOC139851472 gene encoding two-component response regulator EHD1-like, with the protein product MTQTLEHKTILMSEEDDDETVERALMDGAYYVFKWPLTFEDIRILKTDVIKLRVQKHNDNPNGRNKFSPIPNLAINPKVTSTSTGVVKKERLVFKEEPKVVENSNGKGRAGVIWTPELHEKFMEAVSQLGDGLCLPKFIHELMNEPGITREQVASHLQYCRNGKWKSGKQNESNVPR